The genomic window CACAGCCTGTAAGCCATACAGGTAAGACAAAAACAGGCATGGGGAAGATTGTGAGTCCTTTCCCTGGACCATACAGGTAAGCCCTGGATCTGTTGTTGGTCCTTTCCCTGTCTATGCCCTCACTTTATATTTATCTGCTTCTACTGCTAATGAGCTCTCAGTTTATCTGGACAGTaacaatgtcactgcatatgaggatgattttgatttacttctctgATGGTgtgaccacaaactaacctatcTAATCATATCTATAATAGCTAGAGATATTATGTCTGTTCCTGTTTCTATTGTATCTTCGGAATCATATTTCAGCTTGACAGGAAGGATAATTGAAGAGCGACGACGCCCCCTATTGCCTGAAACTATGGAGATGCTGGCCTGCATAAAGGATTGTGAGTTGGGAGAAAAGCAGACTACAACatgttgttgacaaccaagagctgGAGGACTCCTTCAAGAATCTGTACCTCGATGAAGATGCAGATGGggctgctggtcctgctggttcATCTGGGACTGGTACATCTAGGGCTGCTGGTAATTAGTGTTGAGAGATGAGAGAGTGCTCTGTTAATCTGTTATCTCTATTTTGTATCTGTCATCTGTGACTATGACTAAGACCTTTGAACAATGATGGAAGACTTATTAAGAGCTGTGATGCACTATTTTTCCCTTTATAGAGTTTCTCACAAggatgagttttacctagaaatatttttaatgaggcagcattgcacaaacaaCTCAGTTATTTTAATTCTCGTCTTCTTTGGTGGCTTTTGTTAGAATTGAGAATATGTGAATGTGATCAGTTTATTACTTGTGAATGTGAAATACTGAAATGTGAATGAATTGTGAAATGTGATTGTGAAATGTGATTGTCTCATGATGAGAGAAGCAGTTTGAGTCGTTTTAATGGCATCGggctgtgggctggcacggcccacAGATTTGGTCGTGCTTATCGGGGCGGCACAGCACGAATTTCGGCCCatagggccgtgcttgggccgaaggccaggcacGAGACCCGGAGGGGTACGGCACGGGAGGCatggcgtgccgtgccggcccgaccccCTTGCGGGCCGTGCTTGACCCGGGCCCGGACCGGCCCGTTGGCCAACTATAAACGGAGGTAGGTTGGGCCGTGACGTCAGTCAAAACTGTTTGCTCTCTCTTTTTATGTTTTTTGGGGTTTATTAGAAACCTTTTTAATTTAATTGAAATGGAGACATAATTCTGAGTATTTTAATATTATACTTGATCTGATTCAAAATATGAGGCGTTTACGTTTTGTTCTAAGTTAGACTTTTTGTAATTCTTGTTATCTTTAGACAAAAATATATTGACGTCTACGGTCCCAGACAAATAAACTATGAATACatattttatgatgaatttaatgAAACTAGTTCCATGTTGTAAATATTAGTAGTACATTCTTCTATAAACTTGACCAGAGTTAGAGTTCGAAAAAAAATAGCTAGAACAACACTAAGACCGTCTATATTTTAAAACAGATGGGGTTTTATGCTTAGTGGAATGtgcattctttttttttctttttgataaGCAATAGTCTGAAACACAGGAGTGGGGGTACGGCCTTTGTGCGGCAGTTTGATTTGTATAATGGAATCTCTGTCACTTGACACCGAGCTTTAATTTACAGATTCAGTGACGGCTTAGCTTAGTTATCATAACATGATACCAAGTTTTGTGATAGTTATCATAAGAAGATACCAAGCTTTGTGATGTTAACATCTTTGTTCAAATGTCTACTCGATCTGAAAACACAGAGCGTCAAGCCACATAGCTAGTGAGCCGCCCATCAGCCGTCTGAACAAAATTTGTTTTTGTTTACTCCAAACAGAATGTGTTTCACCCAAATGTTTATTTTCATTGCTCCACGTAGTTCTTCTTAATTAAGCGGCAGCCTttactttaaaaaaaaattgctccacgtagtttttttttttgttgaggaAATTGCTCCACGTAGCTAGTCGGCCGGCACATGATTCATGTTGGCCCAGAGCCAGAGGCCCAGATCTTGTACCAAAAAGGCCTAAACTATAAGTTTTGGGCTTGATGGCAAAGGGGTGTGGTGGCCCTGCTCAAGGTTCTTTGCTTAAGGAATGAGTGGCCAGTGTTTTCTTCTGAAAATTCTGAACTCGCAATGCGTACGTTGATCAGAGAAGCAGACTACGCCATCGTAGAAGGAACAGTAACTCTGCAGACCACACACACTACACGCACTGATCACACTCCATCACGAGTTCACGACACTACCAAACCTGACACCGGCCATTTAGTTCGTCTTCCGGCAGTTCACCCTGACCTGCCCTCCGGACCCAGTGACGACGCCGATGGCTCCCATCTTCACCATGGCGTCGCGGAAGTCATCGAAGAAACCGGCCATGTCGGACGCGTAGGAGGTGGTCTGCGCGTCCGCGGAGCCGCCGCTGAAGAGCTGCTGGTCAGAGTGGAGCAGGCCCTTGTTCCGCAGCAGGTTCTTGTAGTAGAAGTTGTCGAAGACGTAGGACGTGGAGGGGTCCAGCGGCGACGTGTTGTCGTCGCCGGTGCCGTCCGCGCTTGGGCACCGCGGCTTCAGCGACGACGCCAGCGACGCGTCCAGGCTGGTGGTCTCGTTGTAGAGGCGGCCGCGGAAGTTGACGCACCGCGCCTGCCCAATCGTGTGCCCGCCCGACAGCGCGATCATGTCGTTCGCGCTCAGGCCTTTCTTGGAGAAGGCCTTGATCAGGTCGCCGAGGTCCAGGGTCGGCGCCGGGAGGTCGTTGTTCGCGTCGTCCAGGCTCGCCGTCGTCCCGTCCCGCCGGCCGAGCTCCACGTCCCACGTAGGCCCGCCGAGCTGCAAAGGAGACGATCGTCAATTAATTTAGCTTGTAACCATGCATGAAAATGTGGAAGAAGCAACTAGTCTTGGTGTTCGTGCTTACGGCGACGACGGAGTcgcgggcggcgacggcgaggatgTCGGCGCAGGAGACCGTTTGGTTGCAGGCGTCCTCGAGCTGCgccttgatgtcgtcaaccacgtCGAACCCGCGGAGCGAGTTCTTGTTCGGCTTCGCCGTCTTCTCGCCGGTGAACCCCGGGGCGTCGTCGAGCAGCACTGACCCGTCGCAGCCCTGTAAAGTTAGTTTGCAATTGCAGTCAACGGTTAGTCCACGAAAAGACACTCCATCATTGTACTCAGAGCCAAACCGTCTGCTAGAAACGACAGAGACAGCTTGGTTTGAAAAACCGAAGCACGCCGTAGAGTGCGCGCCACTTTTTAACTGACTTGTAGAGCACCGGACGTAAAGCTAACAGTACCGAAAACTGTCTACTGAACTTCTGAACCAACGAACATGCTCTGTTATGCTATGCCTAAGCAAAATTCCCCAAAACAGTAGAAGATGAGAAGATCTAAGTGGAGTTCGTTAATTCAGTTCAGACTCATATATGGAAGTTTAATGTAACTTCATTACTGAATAAGTACTAGATAATTAGATATTGCTCCAGTTTCAGAGAAAAACAAAAGTGGAAGGCTGAAGAAAATCTGGAGGCGGCTTATGAATGGCACTTGCATTGACAAAGCAGTCGTGGAAATGGAGGCGGAGCAGGGAGGCCCCCATGCGGGACTCCTTGGAGACGGCAGCTCTCACGGCGGACTCGATGATGTCGAGCGCGTCGGGGCATGTCTCGTCGTAGAAGTCCGAGGAGAGCTGCGCCGAGACAGCAGCCGCAGCGAACAGCAGCGCCATGGTGTAGCAGGCGAAGGTCTGCCTAGACGCCACTGTTGGTAGTTGGAGCTGGCTAAGCCGCTGCTAAGCACAGAGAGTTCTTCTGTGACTCGAGTTGTCAGTGCGTGGTGTGCAAGGATAGCTCCACGCGCCACGGTATTTATAGGCATCGCGGTATCATCAGCATGCTGGCTAACTGCGCAGTGTCTACTGCCTACAGGCTACATGTTGCTATTGTTATCTGTCATGTACAGTTTGGGCATTGGCGGTATATCCTCTTTGCTCTTTTATCTTCCAATTTTTTTTTAACTTAGTGCTGTACAGCCCGAAAGCAAGAAATGAGGGGACACATCACACATGTTACATGTAGGGAAAGCAAGCTTTACCTGCATGCAGAAGAACGCTGCTGCGTGTGCTCAATCTGTAACGTACTTGCAGGATTATTACTGCCTGTGTGATCTTGAAGACTGGCGTAAAGGGACCTGCTAATACCAGATAAGTTGAGTGCATGTGTGCGTCATGCATATCTATAATTCTGTCACACTAGAACGCAATTAATTCAAACAATATCATATATAcatccctccattctaaattatatggcattttattttttctatatatattatcTTTAGTATTGTATCTACATATAATGTATATCTAAATGCGTAGCAAACACTATGTTGTAGGtcgaaacgtcttataatttagaattgaGGAAGTACAAGTTTGTTACATACTTCATCCGCTCTAGTTTATAAGGCATTTTGTCTATGTCAACAGTCAAACTTTATAAACTTTGTTCAATAATTTGGCCAATATTTTTTAACTATTGTAATTCAAACTTGACACTATAGATTTGTAATTAAATGTACTAATAATTATAATTATATAATTATACACAATAAAATACAACATAAATAAATAGTCAAAGTATAATTTAGGAGACCGTGTCATGATAGTTTATGCCTTGTAAATGGGATCAGAGGGAGTCATTTTTTTATAATCTTTTACTTTTTTTTCCGATTACAGTAGTTCTGCTGGCACAAGTAACGTAGTGTTGTACTAAGACCGTCCACAGGGTTTATTTGCAAATGGCTTCAGCTAAGAATCTAGAGAAGCCAACTTTAGGTGGTGACTTTTATTATCCCTCTAGTATAAAAATGGCTTCTTTCCTCTACAGTTCTGAACCATTTTATGAGCCATTGTTTGACAAAACTTCATCTAAAGAGCTAGAGAAGCCCAGCCACCAGCCGGTCACTCCTCTCGTGCCCTCGCTTGGTATCTTGGAACCAGGATCAAGCGAGATCCATCCAGTTGCATTTTTGTACTCCAGGTCGGGGCATGAATGTCAAAGCCACTGCCAAAACGTGGGACAGTCTCTCGCTAAGCTAGTGGAGCTTCAGTGCACAGCATACGACTTCGCAACCACCAATCAAGCAATAAACATGACCCAAATCCCCGTTTAGTCTTAAGCTCAGGTGTGAATAGCGGACACGGCTGGTCGCAAGTAGTATGACCAGGGTCAGCAAATTAGGCGCGCAGCATGTTTGCTTTAAGCGGAGGAATGCTTAGCAGCAGCAGCATTAAACATAAAACTCCAAGCAAAGAAACAAATTAGGCGTGCTCATATAGAGGATCGAGTACCTTTTTGCAACCCATGCATGCAGGATGGTTGCGGATCTCCCAAACTTGGTGTGACCTTGTGCCTGAGTTTCGTCCCTTTCTCTTCACTTCTTCACTAAGCTATATGATTCTGGAGATAGCCTTGTTCTCAATATTTCGGAAGTGATCGAATGGCAGTTCAAACTTGTCTTACTTGCATTACAGCGCTGACAGCTATTCGACGTGGTATAActagctactccctccatccaagtGCACATCTAGAGTTCAAAATTTATCCCAAAATAAGTGCACCTCTAAGTATAAGACCACCTAACTCTAGTTGTCTTTTTTCTACCTTTTCTCTTTCCCAAGTGCAATGATTACATCTTTATAGGAGTATACATGTAATTTTTCACTGACCTTGATCTCTACACCAAAACTCTAAGTGTAATTATTTTGGCATGGAGTGAGTAGTAGGTTACCACCTGAACTGTGTTTGGAGGTTAGTTAGGCTATCTTTCGATTTCAATGAATTTCAATTTCTCTTAGAAAGACAGGCAGCTCTAGCATTCACTTAAGAGAGACAAATGAGGTAGTCACATGGATTCAGCTCTATCGAGAAGACGACATCACGTCATCACCTAATCCTAAGTCCTAACCTACCTAGCAGCCACATGGTTGCCTTCTCAAGTTCGTTCTCATTGCATCATACTCCTATATTCATACGCATGCATTTTATTTGCGGTTGCGGGGTGCATTATTATCCATGGAATGATCACATCGTGGCCCTCAAAAGCTGAATCAAATCATGCAtgtggaagtatatatatatattcatcttCTGACACGACTAAAAAAATGGATTAGTCGGCTGAAAAGTGGTGACGAAGAACCATCGGTCGGTCCAAGCACCGATCACGGCGGTGTCTGGCACATTGCCAAACTTGAGTAATAAACACTACACAGACAGCAAGACGCAAGCTAGCTGCATGCGCCGCTGTAAGGCAAGCTCCGTCAACGAGCGCGCATGGCAGTGGCGCACGACCACGACATGCTTTGCTCCGGCCGACAGCGGCGAGTGACTGTTGACTGAAGAGAGAGGTAGGAAGTAGGTCCTCGGCTTTCTATTCTACAGTACGTGACTACGTGCAAGTTGCGAATGGATCACTTGGATTGGACTCTTTTTTTGCCTGCAGCCTCTAATGATCCTTGCATGCCGCGCACTGTCGGTTGGAAGACTCTGTTCACCTGGCGATTGCAAATAAAACTCCGCTGGATAGGGATAAGAATGGGATCAGGGCACCGATGTTTAACTAAGCTATAAGCTGCCGTGAAGCCCTGCGCTAGCCGCGCGCTCGTGTGAGTGATTGAGCGGCAGCAATAGCAGGCTATATATGGCCGCCATCCCACCATATGTCATCTGGTTACCCAAGGACGGTAAAAACTACTGATTCCAATCAGGCTGAACCTTATCCGGTATACCTAAGCGGCAGATAACACCGCATTTGTGCGCTAGTAATCTGGATAACacaactaaagatggcaacggcccCGATACCccatacccgatgggtatttgatccattaggggacggggatgggatcgtatctttacccgcgggcatctaaatgggcaagaatcaaTCCTCGATGGGTATAGCGGGTAcaagaacgttccctgtttacccgtccccgttacccgttggtgaacccgactatttgagttgtcatgcgagtattaggcccaaagaagctcaacataggtattttggtccaaatctgaacaatcatatatatagtttgtgtgttctaagaaccctagttcaattttttctcaccatctccgccagcagcacaagcacgcctgcctcacgagcgctcgtgcccctcgcttcctcagttcggtctctctgccacctttgctcgtcctcctcgcaacctcgctcattCTCCTTgctatctccgagactccgacacttatacctgggtgaagaagaaacgtctccgattacaaagctgcgaccccaagtgtccttgtttatcgggtatgtagtacccgtcgggtatctgttacccgaccgatacccgacgggtacggggatgtgcaagaatctatacccgagacagttaatggggatggggacgggatgaattctctgtagcggggaagagaacgttccgacgatacccgacgggtatatccccgttgccatccttaacaCACAACACGAGTTTAGCCAGAAGCAAATGCCAACGCTATGGTGCAGTAAAGAAAAAGTTAGCAAGACAGGTAACTGTCGGCGTAAAAACGTGTCAATGCGtctggcacacagcaagccgaaaggatctgcttaggatgagcccagAAATCCGTTTGGCTTCAATCGCAGGACCCGTCGACCCTGCGAATTCCTCCCGAGGcgtaccagtcaatttgacctacaattgacaaggagagaaagtttatcagtaatttaaggtggaatatgccggttttgcccagacagttccaagtgtgccgcttcgggagctgACAGACGGGAAAAATCGACTAAACGACCAATACACGAAGAAATtggctgttacggactgtaaagctcgtgtgttgtgattgattttatgttgacaagtacaaCACATGTAGATATAAGTAAAAACATCAACTAGGTgggtattaccagtgtaaagcattgagccgatgaatctaacgagaaatgatataacatgcgaataaatcgactgtctagtacaaatggatctacaaacgctctgaatctaatttgttatcatcaacagtgaggttcgaccagatcgatggcagctatgatgataataacaaactaaaaccgaagaatctgtaacatctatacattgacagactttccgaaagacatgctatatgtgtgaaagctcaagcggatcgactgaaatagccgattcaggtagaaaaggactacaacatgtgaacaatcgactatttaacatgaacAAATCTATGAAGAtctttgtgatctcctctatactcctattatcttaagtcttgttactactccgggttaagttagacgtagttagtctcacacatttccctatggatacgatacttggaatactttcgggtaaaagctacagcggtatccgtgcgcttgcggatttatctgtgtgcgttaaatataccaacactcacacatgtggtgaaggagcttattgcatatgagacatgacattgagccatgtgactaaggtggagaagatcaagacaagacttggcttgacggatcgattgcaagcatgaaggggcaagttggaggctttggaatgatggaccgcgtggcggtaaagcttgagcaagacttggcgtcgatggatgaaggcaatggtgaaaagcaagtgaggtcaagatcgatgaaccaacaaggtcacatgATGCTATGAAGTGAATTATATCATTTGCAATATGgttggtgtatgtgttgcatcaacattggaggagaaggaatggaatgcgtaaggcaaaggtataacttatagagcatttcatttcaccggtcataggtgagtagagaagtttatgaccgggtttaggatagatggccgtactattaagaggagcaaacttatttgcatatcgatcatctagtgccacttgagcgatctaactttgcatatgtgttaggatcaagtggcgcggtaatttgagtgactaatcctttggaaaaatatttgtgaaaagctaacacacgtgcacaaggtgttgttcacttggtggtgttggcacatttacaaaggagaagaagttggagttgaaacgaATCAACTCGGAGAAGAAAAGGTGGTgctggtgtgaccgaacgcaggtgacctgcgtgtccggtcagtaccggTACTTTTCCGAGTAGTGGAGGAGGGGTCGAACGCTAGCGCTGAAGGTGACCTAATGTGCAGGGGCCGCGTCCGGTCATCTGTGACGTACACTAACGTCTTGGCGCGAGGAGCGGTAGTGATGCATGGCAGGCGGAGAAGGACCGAACTCGAGCGCTGCGTCCAGTCATGACGAActtgacacgtccggtcgcataacagaggctcggggagctctctggaaatgatcggactctGGTGGTGGAGCGTTAGGTCATGTCTTGGAGGCGCGTCCGGACAGGTGCTAGCCGAGAGCAAGGACGCGTGATCTGACGCGGCGTGGCAGCGTCAGGTTGGGGctcggcgtgtccggtcatcacttgaccgttggcgtGCGGCTGCCGACCGTTGGGATCGAACGCGCGACGTTGAAAGGTAGGGACACGTGGATGGCCAGGAGTAACCGGACGCAAGGCCTGGTGCGTCCGGTCGTTATGAGTTATGACCTGTGCGTCCGATCGCCTCgggttgtgcctagtgaaggggtacaacaactctTTTCTCATGGGAGCTATAAAACCAAGCACTAGCCAGCCTTAGGCTGGAtgctgagcacccttgagccttggtggcttgtgtaggtgtgcttgggagccctctaactaacatatgcttgatagtgttcatccgattgtgtgagtgaacgattctagtgcgattgcatcgtgccattacatccagtggcactaggtgttcgagttgcaagccgaatTTGCttcttactcttggaggttgccacctcctagacggcctGGTGGCTTATGACTCTATTGAAGCACACGGAAAGATTGTGCAGTGCaccggaggaggatttgtgagggggattgtgctcaccccgtggggatcgcgaagagccactctagtagagcgtgtcattgagctaccctcacttgcgggtaggttcttgcggtgcccgacgtgcgggcttggcgggtgatgccaattagccgt from Miscanthus floridulus cultivar M001 chromosome 11, ASM1932011v1, whole genome shotgun sequence includes these protein-coding regions:
- the LOC136492607 gene encoding peroxidase 4-like, with protein sequence MALLFAAAAVSAQLSSDFYDETCPDALDIIESAVRAAVSKESRMGASLLRLHFHDCFVNGCDGSVLLDDAPGFTGEKTAKPNKNSLRGFDVVDDIKAQLEDACNQTVSCADILAVAARDSVVALGGPTWDVELGRRDGTTASLDDANNDLPAPTLDLGDLIKAFSKKGLSANDMIALSGGHTIGQARCVNFRGRLYNETTSLDASLASSLKPRCPSADGTGDDNTSPLDPSTSYVFDNFYYKNLLRNKGLLHSDQQLFSGGSADAQTTSYASDMAGFFDDFRDAMVKMGAIGVVTGSGGQVRVNCRKTN